DNA sequence from the Agromyces aureus genome:
CAGGTACTGCTCGACGACGCCGGCGAAGACGACGCGCGTCGGTTGCGCTTCGCGGACGCGTCGGCCGAACTGCGGGTCGACGGCCCGGCGGAGCTGGAGGTCGTCGACGACGTGGTGCGACTTCGACGGGTGAAGACGAAGACGCGCGGTCTGCCGGATCGACTTCGCCGACGTGACTGATCAGATCGAACGGATCTCGGGGTCGATGTCGGCGCTGAAGTCGATCTCGACGGGCTCGAGGTCGAGCACCGCGTCGGTCGATTCGGGCGTCGTGCGGCCGGAGGTGCCGGCTTCGACGACGGCGGTGTCGGTCGACGCCGCCGTGAACTCGTAGGCCGTGAGTTCGCGCGGACTCTCTTCGATGCCTTCGAGCTGCGCGAGCACCTTGGTCTCGTCGAGGGCCTTGAGCTTGCGTGCGGTCGGCATGACGCGCGTCTCGAGCGAGCCGACGAACGCGTTGTAGTCCTTGACGGTGCGCTCGATGGTGCGGCCGAGCTTCTCGATCTGGCCGGCGGTGACCGACAGACGCGTGTAGAGCTCGCGGCTGAGGTCGAAGAGCGTCTTCGCCTCTTTCGTCAACACGTCTTGCTGCCAGCTGAAGGCGACCGTCTTCAGCACCGACCACAGCGTGACGGGCGACGCGAGGGCCACGCGCTTCGAGAACGCGTAGTCCATCAGCGCGGGATCGGTCTCGAGCGCGCTCGAGACGAGCGACTCGCTCGGGATGAACGCGATGACCATTTCTGGGGAGGCGCCGAGCCCGGCCCAGTAGGTCTTGCCGCCGAGGGCGGTGATGTGATCGCGCACGGCCTTGACGTGCTGCTTCATGAGCGCCTCACGGCGTGCGGCCTCGGCGCCCGTCGCCGTCGCCGGGATCTGGCTCGCCTCGAGGTAGGCGTTGAAGGGCACCTTGGCGTCGACGGCGATGTTCTTGCCGCCGGGCAGGTGGATGACCATGTCGGGTCGGCCCGCGCCCGAGTCGGTGCTGATCGAGTGCTGGGTGTCGAAGTCGACGCGCTCGAGGAGGCCCGCGGCCTCGACGACGCTGCGCAGTTGGGTCTCGCCCCAGACGCCTCGCGTGCTGTTCGAACGGAGGGCGGACGCGAGCGTCTCGGCCGTGGAGCGCAGACGCTCCTCGTTCTCGGCGGCGATGCGCAGCTGCTGGCTGAGCTCGCCGTGCTGGCGGTGACGCTGGGTCTCGAGTTCGGTGACCTTGGCCTGCATCTCGGTGATGGTCTGCTTCACGGGCGCGAGCGCCTGCAGCACCTTGCTGTCGGCGGCTTCTCGCGACTCGCGCTGCTGCTGCTCGGCGCGCTGGCGCTCGACGATCTCGCGGTACTGGGCGCGCGCCGACTCGATCTGCTCGCGGAGGCCGACCGTCGTGGCCTCGACGGATGCGAGCTCGGCGCGGAGCTGCGCCTGCACCTGCTGCTCCTCTGCACGGATGCGGGCCTGCTCGGCCGAACCCCCGGCCTGGAGCGCGGCGATCGCGGCCTGGTGACGGGCCTCGACCAGTGCGGGGTCTTCGATCGCGGGGGCGTCGGCCGCGGCATCCGTCGCACGCCTGGAGGCGAGGAACCACGTGGCGAGCGCGCCGAGGGCGATGCCGACGACGAGGCCGATGACGAGCAGCAGGATCTCCATGCCGCCAAGTGTGACAGCGGCCGCCGACATCGCCAGGGCGAGCGGTCGGCGTGGTCGTTACTGCAGCGCCATGGGGCCGTGCGTCGCCTTGCGCGTGGCGGTCGCCGCCTGGCCGATCGCGCCGAACGGCACGCGCGTCACGTGGGCGAGCCGGTCGAGGTCGTCGACGTCGTGGCGGGCGGCGGCGTGCACCATGATCGCGGCGCAGGCCTCGGCATCCGCCAGCGCATCGTGGTGGGAGAACCCCTCGAAGCCCGCGGCCATCGCCGCGACCGGCAGCCGGTACGACTCGAGGTGGTAGGTCTTGCGGGCGACCTGCAGGCTGCAGAGCGAGCGGTGGTTCGGCACCTCGAGGCCGAACGCCTCGGTGGTCGCCGCGATGACGCGCAGGTCGAAGCCCGCGTTGTGCGCGACGAGCACGTCGGCGCCCGCGAACTCGGCGAACACCGGCAGCAGGTCGGCCCAGCCCGCGGCATCGGCGACCATGTCGCGCGTGATGCCGTGCACGCGCACGTTCCACTCCGAGAACTCGTCGTGGGGGAACGGCGGGCGGATGTAGCGGTGCAGGCGATCGACCACGACGCCGTCGCGCACCTTCACGAGGCCGATGGAGCAGGCCGACGCGCTCGACGGGTTGGCGGTCTCGAAGTCGATCGCGGTGAAGTCCACTGGCACGCCATGCATCGTGCCATGCGCCTCCGACGGTTGACGGAAGCCTCGCCGCGGGCGTGGAATAGCGGCATGACCGAGTCACCGGATGCCGCGCCGCCCCTCGGAGACCCGGCGGCCCCGGCGACGGTCGCGGCGGCCAGATCGTTCGGCGCCGCGGCATCCGTCTACCATCGGTCGCGACCCGGCTACCCCACCGAGGCCGTCGCCTGGTTGATCGACGACGCCGAGCAGGTGCTCGACCTCGGGGCCGGAACCGGCAAGCTCACTCAGGCGCTCATCGCGCTCGATCGCGACGTCATCGCGGTCGACCCCGTGGAGGAGATGCTCGACGAGCTCGAGCTCGCGGTGCCCGGCGTGCCGCGCATCCTCGGCACGGCCGAGGAGATCCCGCTCGACGACGACTCGTTCGACGCGGTCGTCGTGGGGCAGGCCTGGCACTGGTTCGAGCCGCATCGTGCGCTGCCGGAGATCGCCAGGGTGCTCCGCCCCGGCGGGGTGCTCGGCCTCGTCTGGAACAGCCGCGACCTGCGCGCCGACTGGCTGCGGGAGGCCGGCGAGATCATGCACGAGCGGCACGATGCGAGCGCGACCTTCGAGGCGTACGTGAACCTCGGCGCTCCGTTCGGGCCGATCGAGGAGCACACGGTCGCCTGGACCGAGCGGATGTCGCGCGCGAGGTTCCTCGAACTCGTGCGTTCGCGCTCGTACTTCATCACGGCTCCGCACGGCGAGCAGGCCGCGACGATCGCCGCACTCGAGGCACTCCTCGACACGCATCCGGACGTCGCGGGTGCCGTCGACCTCGAGGTGCCCTACCTCACCCGCAGCTTCCGCGCGCGGCTCGCCGACCGAGCCGCGCGCGGACACGGGTCGACGGGGCTATCCGCGCACGGCACGCCGTGAACGCACGGCGATGACGGATGCCGCGGCGCCGGCCATGACGAGCAGCAGCGCCGCCGTGGCGGCCCCGGTGCCGACGCCCGTCTCGGCCAGCTGCGGCCCCGCGGTGTCGGCGGCTGCGGAGGCCGCGCCGTCGGCGATGAGCGGGCTCTCGGTCGTCGCGACATCGGCGAGGCACCGCTTCAGCTCGGTGGCCTTGACCCAGTTCGAGCCCTCGGCGACGGGCGTGCAGCCCGCGGCGAACGCGATCTCGCGCTCGTTGTAGAGCATGCGCACGAGCGGCGTGTATGCCGCACCGGTCTCGGGGTCGACGCCGTCGCGTGTGACGACGTCCCACTGCACGTTGGCGGCCATCGGGGTCACCTCGGCGCCGCGCCAAGGGTTGGCGGCGTAGTCGTAGACATCGGCGGATGTCGCGGGCTCCGCGACGTCGGGCGCGGCCACGGTCGACCCCGGCAGGCGCAGAAGCGCCGCGAACGGCACGATCGTCTCGGCGTGCGCGAACCGGAACGTCGCCGCGACGTCGCCGCCGGCGATGCGCGCGTCGATCGTCGCGAAGAAGTCGTCGAGCAGCGGCCGGGCGATGCGGTAGGTCTCGTCGTGCCCCGCGAGGCTCGGACCCTTCTCGTAGAAGTCCTCGCTGTCGAGCAGGTACGCGAACCACTCGGCGTCGGCCTCGTGGCCGACGAAGTAAGCGTTGAAGTCGAACGCGTGCGGCGCGACGTTCTCCTCCTGCATGTCGACGGCGATGATGTAGAGGTTGTAGAGCGTCATGGCCGCGTCGACCGAGCTCTCGATCGACTTCTCGGGGTCGCCGCAGGCGTCGGGGTCGCTCGCGGGGTCGGCGCCCGGCGCGCACGCGACGGCGCCGGCCTCGGTGCCGTCGACGGTGTTGAACCAGGTGTGCGCGTCGTCGGCGCCGATCTGCGCGATGAACTCGGGCGTGAAGATGCCCGAGAGCAGTTCGTCGGCGACCTCGACCGAGCGCGGGAGGTCCTCGATGAAGTCGGTCGCGGCTGCGATCGTGCCGCCGTCGTCGGTCTGCTCCTCGATGTACGCGTCGTACGCGTCGGCGATCTCGCGCTCGGGCGTGCCCTCGGCCTTGTCGGTGCCGTCGGGGTTCTCGACCTTGTGGAAGTACAGGCGCTCGGGATGTGCGACGAGCGGCGCGTCGAGGGCGGGCACGGGGGAGGCGGCGGTGGCCGCGGCATCCGCGAAGCCGATCAGGAAGTTCTCGCCCGACTCGGTCGCGCGCGCCTCGCCGGATGTCTCGGCGACGATGCGGTCGCCGGCCGCAGAGGCCTCGGCGAAGAGCGCCGCGTTGCGCTGGTAGGCGCGCGCGCCGATGCCTTGGTGCTGGGTCGCGCCCTGGCCCGTGAGCATGCCGTAGCCGTTCTCGACGTTGGCCGCGGTGATCGCGTCGAGGTTCGCGACGAACGTCGTGCCGATCTCGGGCGTGAGGAATCCGCCGTCGGCCTGCGCGGTCTCGGCGAGCCGGTGCAGCAGCGCGTCGTACTTGTAGCCGGACAGGCCGCGCGATCCGTGCCGGGCGACCGACTCGGTCGCGATCGTCTCGTACCCGGCCGGAGCGGGCGAGTACGCCTCGAGG
Encoded proteins:
- the rmuC gene encoding DNA recombination protein RmuC, producing MEILLLVIGLVVGIALGALATWFLASRRATDAAADAPAIEDPALVEARHQAAIAALQAGGSAEQARIRAEEQQVQAQLRAELASVEATTVGLREQIESARAQYREIVERQRAEQQQRESREAADSKVLQALAPVKQTITEMQAKVTELETQRHRQHGELSQQLRIAAENEERLRSTAETLASALRSNSTRGVWGETQLRSVVEAAGLLERVDFDTQHSISTDSGAGRPDMVIHLPGGKNIAVDAKVPFNAYLEASQIPATATGAEAARREALMKQHVKAVRDHITALGGKTYWAGLGASPEMVIAFIPSESLVSSALETDPALMDYAFSKRVALASPVTLWSVLKTVAFSWQQDVLTKEAKTLFDLSRELYTRLSVTAGQIEKLGRTIERTVKDYNAFVGSLETRVMPTARKLKALDETKVLAQLEGIEESPRELTAYEFTAASTDTAVVEAGTSGRTTPESTDAVLDLEPVEIDFSADIDPEIRSI
- a CDS encoding exonuclease domain-containing protein, which produces MPVDFTAIDFETANPSSASACSIGLVKVRDGVVVDRLHRYIRPPFPHDEFSEWNVRVHGITRDMVADAAGWADLLPVFAEFAGADVLVAHNAGFDLRVIAATTEAFGLEVPNHRSLCSLQVARKTYHLESYRLPVAAMAAGFEGFSHHDALADAEACAAIMVHAAARHDVDDLDRLAHVTRVPFGAIGQAATATRKATHGPMALQ
- a CDS encoding class I SAM-dependent methyltransferase, giving the protein MTESPDAAPPLGDPAAPATVAAARSFGAAASVYHRSRPGYPTEAVAWLIDDAEQVLDLGAGTGKLTQALIALDRDVIAVDPVEEMLDELELAVPGVPRILGTAEEIPLDDDSFDAVVVGQAWHWFEPHRALPEIARVLRPGGVLGLVWNSRDLRADWLREAGEIMHERHDASATFEAYVNLGAPFGPIEEHTVAWTERMSRARFLELVRSRSYFITAPHGEQAATIAALEALLDTHPDVAGAVDLEVPYLTRSFRARLADRAARGHGSTGLSAHGTP
- a CDS encoding histidine-type phosphatase, translated to MLRPSTTSRRTAAAHGLRLSAAAGALGALATVALAGPALAATSEVPTPSGFYSSKQPYVAPDAADLEAYSPAPAGYETIATESVARHGSRGLSGYKYDALLHRLAETAQADGGFLTPEIGTTFVANLDAITAANVENGYGMLTGQGATQHQGIGARAYQRNAALFAEASAAGDRIVAETSGEARATESGENFLIGFADAAATAASPVPALDAPLVAHPERLYFHKVENPDGTDKAEGTPEREIADAYDAYIEEQTDDGGTIAAATDFIEDLPRSVEVADELLSGIFTPEFIAQIGADDAHTWFNTVDGTEAGAVACAPGADPASDPDACGDPEKSIESSVDAAMTLYNLYIIAVDMQEENVAPHAFDFNAYFVGHEADAEWFAYLLDSEDFYEKGPSLAGHDETYRIARPLLDDFFATIDARIAGGDVAATFRFAHAETIVPFAALLRLPGSTVAAPDVAEPATSADVYDYAANPWRGAEVTPMAANVQWDVVTRDGVDPETGAAYTPLVRMLYNEREIAFAAGCTPVAEGSNWVKATELKRCLADVATTESPLIADGAASAAADTAGPQLAETGVGTGAATAALLLVMAGAAASVIAVRSRRAVRG